A window of Jannaschia sp. M317 contains these coding sequences:
- the glpD gene encoding glycerol-3-phosphate dehydrogenase yields the protein MRESYDLFVIGGGINGCGIARDAVGRGLTVGLAEMGDLAGATSSASTKLFHGGLRYLEYWEVRLVREALRERDVLLKNMPHISWPMRFVLPLSKDMRFEGGTPTSKLLGTVMPWLKGKRPDWLIRTGLALYDGLAKSKYLPGARTISLRGTPEGTPLEDRFEKAFEYSDAWVQDSRLVVLNARDAQARGADIHVRTRVVSAERDGGEWIVTLEGERSGQVRAKMLVNASGPWVGEVIKGVVRSNAKEGVRLVRGSHIVTKRLYDHEKCYFFQGADGRIIFAIPYEDDYTLIGTTDAEHDDPDRKPVCTPEEQAYLLAFANGYFKRDLTDADVVWTYSGVRPLYDDGASSATAATREYVLKVDDAGAPVLNVFGGKITTYRKLAEAAMEKIEAHLPTASGGWTHDAPLPGGDFPVDGVQRLVTGLETDYPFLSPTWARRLVRHYGTEARDVLGDAKTLDDLGPDFGGTLTGAEVRWLMSREWARTAEDVLWRRSKLGLRVQGAAVARVQQFMDDVRAEGSGAA from the coding sequence ATGCGCGAATCCTACGACCTTTTCGTCATCGGCGGCGGCATCAACGGCTGCGGCATTGCGCGCGACGCGGTGGGCCGGGGTCTGACCGTCGGCCTGGCAGAAATGGGGGATCTCGCCGGTGCGACGTCTTCGGCCTCGACCAAGCTGTTCCACGGGGGGCTGCGCTATCTGGAGTATTGGGAAGTGCGCCTGGTACGCGAGGCCCTGCGGGAGCGGGACGTTCTGCTCAAGAACATGCCGCACATCTCCTGGCCGATGCGCTTTGTGCTGCCGTTGTCCAAGGACATGCGGTTCGAGGGGGGCACGCCGACGTCCAAACTGCTGGGCACGGTGATGCCCTGGCTGAAGGGCAAGCGGCCCGACTGGCTGATCCGCACGGGCCTGGCACTGTACGACGGCCTGGCCAAGTCGAAGTACCTGCCCGGTGCGCGCACGATTTCCCTGCGCGGCACGCCCGAAGGCACGCCGCTGGAGGATCGGTTCGAGAAGGCGTTTGAATACTCCGACGCCTGGGTGCAGGATTCGCGTCTGGTCGTGTTGAACGCCCGCGACGCACAGGCGCGCGGGGCCGACATCCATGTCCGCACCCGCGTCGTGTCCGCCGAGCGCGACGGCGGCGAATGGATCGTCACCCTGGAAGGGGAGCGGTCGGGCCAGGTGCGGGCCAAGATGCTGGTCAACGCCTCCGGCCCCTGGGTCGGTGAGGTCATCAAGGGTGTGGTCCGGTCCAACGCCAAGGAAGGCGTGCGCCTGGTGCGCGGGTCGCACATCGTGACCAAGCGGCTGTATGACCACGAGAAATGCTACTTCTTCCAGGGCGCGGACGGTCGGATCATCTTCGCGATCCCCTACGAGGACGACTATACGTTGATCGGCACCACGGACGCGGAACATGACGATCCCGACCGGAAACCCGTCTGCACCCCCGAAGAGCAGGCCTATCTGCTGGCCTTTGCCAACGGCTATTTCAAGCGCGACCTGACCGATGCGGATGTGGTCTGGACCTATTCCGGGGTGCGTCCGCTGTATGATGACGGGGCCAGTTCGGCGACCGCCGCGACGCGGGAATACGTGTTGAAGGTCGATGACGCGGGGGCCCCCGTGCTCAACGTGTTCGGCGGCAAGATCACCACCTATCGCAAGCTGGCCGAAGCGGCGATGGAGAAGATCGAGGCGCATCTGCCGACCGCATCGGGGGGTTGGACCCATGACGCGCCTTTGCCGGGCGGGGATTTTCCCGTCGACGGCGTGCAGCGTTTGGTGACCGGGTTGGAGACGGACTATCCCTTCCTGTCGCCGACCTGGGCCAGACGGCTGGTGCGTCACTACGGCACCGAAGCGCGCGATGTGCTGGGCGATGCCAAGACGCTGGACGATCTGGGCCCCGATTTCGGCGGCACCCTGACCGGAGCAGAGGTGCGCTGGCTGATGTCACGGGAATGGGCGCGCACGGCCGAAGACGTGCTGTGGCGGCGGTCAAAACTGGGCCTGCGGGTGCAGGGCGCGGCGGTGGCCAGGGTGCAGCAGTTCATGGACGATGTGCGGGCCGAGGGCTCCGGGGCGGCGTGA
- a CDS encoding DeoR/GlpR family DNA-binding transcription regulator codes for MSFRHPQILDIARRDGRVTVDGLAEALGVTVQTIRRDLSELADAGRLSRVHGGAVLPSGVSNIGYADRRALGAEVKAAIATRAAALIPDRASVFLNIGTTTEAVAHALRGHTGLMVVTNNLNVATTLAETDAEVIVTGGTLRRADGGLVGPMAAAAVDRFKVDVAVIGCSALDAEGDLLDYDPGEVEVARAILRQSRRTVLVADASKLTRKAPVRIASLSQIDTWITDALPDPLAEKCAAWGTEVLHP; via the coding sequence ATGAGTTTCCGCCACCCCCAAATCCTTGACATCGCCCGGCGCGACGGGCGCGTGACGGTGGACGGTCTGGCCGAGGCCCTGGGCGTCACCGTGCAGACCATACGCCGCGACCTGAGCGAGCTGGCCGATGCGGGTCGGCTCTCGCGGGTTCATGGCGGTGCCGTTCTGCCCTCCGGCGTCAGCAACATCGGCTATGCCGACCGCCGCGCCCTCGGGGCGGAGGTCAAGGCCGCCATCGCCACCCGCGCCGCCGCGCTGATCCCGGACCGCGCGTCGGTCTTTCTCAACATCGGCACCACGACCGAGGCCGTGGCCCACGCCCTGCGCGGTCACACCGGCCTGATGGTGGTGACCAACAACCTGAACGTGGCCACGACGCTGGCGGAAACCGACGCCGAGGTCATCGTGACCGGTGGCACGTTGCGTCGTGCAGACGGCGGGCTGGTCGGCCCAATGGCCGCGGCGGCGGTGGACCGCTTCAAGGTCGACGTGGCGGTGATCGGCTGCTCGGCGCTCGATGCCGAAGGTGACCTCCTCGACTACGATCCCGGAGAAGTGGAAGTCGCCCGCGCCATCCTGCGCCAATCGCGCCGCACCGTCCTGGTCGCCGACGCATCGAAACTGACGCGCAAGGCCCCCGTCCGGATCGCGTCGCTGTCACAGATCGACACCTGGATCACCGACGCGCTGCCCGACCCGCTGGCCGAAAAATGCGCTGCCTGGGGCACCGAAGTGCTGCACCCGTAG
- a CDS encoding urate hydroxylase PuuD: MHDLAIFWDWIEFAVRWTHVITAVAWIGSSFYFIALDLGLNRSIPGPADGEEWQVHGGGFYHIQKYLVAPAAMPEHLTWFKWESYATWLSGAALLAVVYWSGAELFLLDPGKADLAVWQGIAVSAAFLVVGWLGYDALCRSPLKSNPTAVMLVLFAGIVVMSWALNHVFTGRAALLHLGAMTATIMSGNVFFIIMPNQRIVVADLKAGRVPDAKYGAIAKLRSTHNNYLTLPVIFLMLSNHYPLATGTDNAWIIAALVFLMGVTIRHFFNTMHLRKPLPWWTLGATAVIFVVLMWLSTAPLFDTYEDSEARQLTVSEQRFASAEGFGAASDVVLGNCSMCHAREPVWGNLRWAPKGVHLETEADIAHHAKRIYLQAGVSHAMPPAIMGRMAEEDRLALIRWYRAGRDG; this comes from the coding sequence ATGCACGACCTTGCGATATTCTGGGACTGGATCGAATTCGCCGTCCGTTGGACCCATGTCATCACCGCGGTGGCCTGGATCGGGTCGTCGTTCTATTTCATCGCGCTGGATCTGGGTCTGAACCGCTCCATCCCCGGTCCTGCCGACGGCGAGGAATGGCAGGTCCACGGCGGCGGATTCTACCATATTCAGAAGTACTTGGTGGCACCCGCGGCGATGCCGGAGCATCTGACCTGGTTCAAATGGGAAAGCTATGCCACCTGGCTGTCGGGTGCCGCGTTGCTGGCGGTGGTCTACTGGTCCGGGGCAGAGCTGTTTCTGCTGGACCCCGGCAAGGCGGACCTTGCGGTCTGGCAGGGGATCGCCGTGTCGGCGGCGTTCCTGGTTGTCGGGTGGCTGGGGTATGACGCGCTTTGCCGGTCACCGCTCAAAAGCAATCCAACGGCGGTGATGCTGGTGCTGTTTGCCGGCATCGTGGTGATGTCTTGGGCGTTGAATCACGTGTTTACCGGACGCGCGGCCCTTCTGCACCTGGGGGCGATGACGGCGACGATCATGTCGGGAAACGTGTTCTTCATCATCATGCCCAACCAGCGGATCGTGGTCGCGGACCTGAAGGCGGGCCGGGTGCCCGATGCCAAGTATGGAGCGATTGCGAAACTACGGTCGACGCATAACAACTATCTGACGTTGCCGGTTATTTTCCTCATGTTGTCAAATCATTACCCGCTGGCCACGGGCACCGACAACGCCTGGATCATCGCTGCGCTGGTGTTCCTGATGGGGGTGACCATCCGGCATTTCTTCAACACCATGCATCTGCGCAAGCCGCTGCCATGGTGGACGCTGGGCGCGACGGCGGTGATTTTTGTGGTGCTGATGTGGCTGTCCACGGCCCCCCTGTTCGACACCTACGAGGACTCCGAAGCCCGGCAGTTAACCGTTTCAGAGCAACGGTTTGCAAGCGCCGAAGGCTTTGGGGCGGCATCCGATGTCGTGCTGGGCAATTGTTCCATGTGTCACGCGCGGGAACCGGTCTGGGGCAATCTGCGCTGGGCGCCCAAGGGCGTGCATCTGGAAACCGAGGCCGACATCGCCCATCACGCCAAGCGCATCTATCTGCAGGCGGGCGTCAGCCACGCGATGCCGCCGGCGATCATGGGGCGCATGGCCGAGGAGGATCGCTTGGCTTTGATCCGTTGGTACCGGGCCGGGCGCGACGGCTGA
- the uraH gene encoding hydroxyisourate hydrolase, translated as MAGYLTTHVLDTARGRPAAGLAVTLVRLTPEGRETIAEAMTNADGRTDAPILGQDAFEPGNYELIFHAGPWLRAEGLVDGEILFLDDIPLRFGLSEDMHYHVPLLLSPYAYSTYRGS; from the coding sequence ATGGCTGGCTATCTGACGACGCATGTTCTGGACACCGCGCGCGGGCGACCGGCGGCGGGGCTGGCCGTGACGCTTGTGCGTCTCACGCCCGAGGGGCGCGAGACGATTGCAGAGGCGATGACCAATGCCGACGGGCGCACAGACGCACCAATCCTTGGGCAGGATGCGTTCGAGCCCGGCAATTATGAGCTGATTTTTCATGCAGGTCCCTGGCTGCGCGCCGAAGGTCTGGTCGATGGTGAGATCCTGTTCCTGGACGACATCCCGCTGCGGTTCGGCCTGTCCGAGGATATGCATTATCACGTGCCCTTGCTGCTAAGCCCCTACGCTTATTCGACTTACCGCGGGAGCTGA
- a CDS encoding bifunctional allantoicase/(S)-ureidoglycine aminohydrolase, translating to MRPGGLPPQSALMTGRAVFTEAYAVIPRTCQSDIVTSYLPGWQGMRMWVLARPLSGFAETFSQYLVELAPGGGSPTPEEDRAAQSVIYVTEGALDLTLDGATHRLEAGGYAYVAAGADWSLHSVEGALFHWVRKRWTPAAGVTPPASFVTTEAQATTVAMPDTEGRWATTRFVSPEDTAHDFHVNVVTFQPGGTIPFEETHVMEHGLFVLEGKAVYKLNRDWVEVEAGDFMWLRAFCPQACYAGGPGPFRYLLYKDVNRHARLSAGI from the coding sequence ATGAGACCTGGAGGTCTACCCCCGCAAAGCGCCCTCATGACCGGGCGCGCCGTCTTTACAGAGGCCTACGCGGTCATCCCCCGGACCTGTCAGTCCGATATCGTGACATCCTATCTGCCGGGTTGGCAGGGGATGCGCATGTGGGTTCTGGCCCGCCCCCTGTCCGGCTTTGCCGAGACGTTCTCGCAATACCTGGTAGAGTTGGCCCCCGGCGGCGGCAGCCCCACCCCCGAGGAGGACCGCGCCGCGCAATCCGTGATCTATGTTACCGAAGGCGCGCTGGATCTGACGCTGGACGGTGCCACGCATCGGTTGGAGGCGGGCGGATACGCCTATGTCGCGGCGGGCGCTGACTGGTCCTTGCATTCGGTCGAAGGTGCCTTGTTTCACTGGGTCCGCAAACGCTGGACCCCGGCTGCGGGGGTGACACCGCCCGCGTCCTTCGTGACGACCGAGGCGCAGGCCACCACCGTTGCCATGCCGGACACCGAAGGACGTTGGGCCACGACGCGCTTTGTCTCGCCCGAGGACACGGCGCACGACTTCCATGTCAATGTCGTCACCTTTCAGCCCGGCGGCACGATTCCGTTCGAAGAAACCCACGTCATGGAACACGGACTTTTCGTGCTGGAAGGCAAGGCGGTCTACAAGCTCAACCGCGATTGGGTCGAGGTCGAGGCCGGCGACTTCATGTGGCTGCGCGCCTTCTGCCCGCAGGCCTGCTATGCGGGCGGGCCGGGGCCGTTTCGCTATCTGCTGTACAAGGACGTCAATCGCCATGCTCGGTTGAGCGCGGGGATTTGA
- a CDS encoding phytanoyl-CoA dioxygenase family protein, translating into MTQLAPDMIDAFARDGAVVLRGLFAGHVEALRSALADNMAAPGPHAAENTLMGEAGRFFDDYVNWHRFPAMEAAARDPAIAGAAAALMQSDRVQLFHDHVLVKEPGTSRATPWHQDGPYYFVGGSQTVSFWVPLDPVGDATLRLVAGSHLWDRPVLPTRWVSQQAFFPGDYRPVPDPDAEGMPVLEWDMAPGDAVAFSFDTLHGARGNTTSARRRAFSLRFVGDDARVVARPGPTSPPFPGHGMQSGDRLREDWFPTVWSRQ; encoded by the coding sequence ATGACGCAGCTTGCCCCCGACATGATCGACGCCTTTGCCCGCGATGGGGCCGTCGTTCTGCGCGGGTTGTTCGCCGGGCATGTCGAAGCCCTGCGCTCCGCTTTGGCCGACAACATGGCGGCCCCGGGTCCGCATGCCGCCGAAAACACTCTCATGGGCGAGGCGGGCCGGTTCTTTGACGACTATGTCAATTGGCACCGGTTCCCAGCCATGGAGGCCGCCGCCCGCGACCCGGCCATCGCCGGGGCCGCCGCGGCGTTGATGCAATCAGACCGCGTGCAATTGTTCCACGATCATGTGCTGGTCAAGGAACCGGGGACGTCCCGCGCGACCCCCTGGCATCAGGACGGGCCCTATTACTTCGTTGGCGGCAGCCAGACGGTCAGTTTTTGGGTGCCGCTTGATCCGGTGGGCGATGCGACCCTGCGGCTGGTCGCGGGCAGCCACCTTTGGGACCGACCCGTTCTGCCGACCCGATGGGTGTCGCAGCAGGCGTTCTTCCCTGGCGATTACCGTCCCGTGCCCGACCCCGACGCCGAAGGCATGCCCGTGTTGGAGTGGGACATGGCGCCCGGCGATGCCGTGGCTTTTTCCTTCGATACGCTGCACGGCGCGCGGGGCAATACCACGTCGGCCCGGCGGCGCGCGTTTTCGCTGCGCTTCGTGGGGGATGACGCGCGCGTCGTCGCGCGGCCCGGCCCGACCTCACCGCCCTTTCCGGGACATGGAATGCAATCCGGGGACCGCCTGCGCGAAGACTGGTTCCCCACCGTTTGGAGTCGTCAATGA
- the gph gene encoding phosphoglycolate phosphatase (PGP is an essential enzyme in the glycolate salvage pathway in higher organisms (photorespiration in plants). Phosphoglycolate results from the oxidase activity of RubisCO in the Calvin cycle when concentrations of carbon dioxide are low relative to oxygen. This enzyme is a member of the Haloacid Dehalogenase (HAD) superfamily of aspartate-nucleophile hydrolase enzymes (PF00702).): MPLPESFRPEAVVFDLDGTLIDSAGSLHAAAAAMMRELGLPEPDLPTVTGFVGNGVPRLVEHCLAWAGATGRQADGLAVFRQIYDADPVTGVVVFDGARMVLETLVAEGLMIGLCTNKPEAPTRTLLAALDLPRFDAVAGGDTLPHRKPAPEPLWHVLSDLGVSVDRALFVGDSSVDAQTAHAAGVAYVHVPSGYGHGIGPDADVTLSHLSDLIAVVRNIRS, translated from the coding sequence ATGCCCCTGCCCGAGTCCTTTCGCCCTGAAGCGGTCGTTTTCGACCTGGACGGCACCCTGATCGACAGCGCCGGCAGCTTGCATGCCGCTGCCGCCGCCATGATGCGCGAATTGGGATTGCCGGAGCCGGACTTGCCCACGGTCACCGGCTTTGTCGGCAATGGTGTGCCGCGCCTGGTGGAGCACTGCCTGGCCTGGGCCGGAGCAACAGGCAGGCAGGCCGACGGGTTGGCCGTGTTCCGCCAGATCTATGACGCCGATCCCGTGACAGGCGTGGTAGTCTTCGATGGGGCCCGGATGGTGCTGGAGACGCTGGTGGCGGAGGGTCTGATGATCGGCCTCTGCACGAACAAGCCAGAGGCACCGACCCGGACCCTGCTGGCAGCGCTGGACCTGCCACGGTTCGATGCGGTTGCGGGCGGGGACACGCTGCCACACCGAAAACCCGCGCCAGAGCCGCTTTGGCATGTTCTCTCGGATCTGGGTGTTTCCGTGGACCGGGCGCTATTCGTGGGCGATTCGTCCGTGGATGCGCAGACGGCCCATGCAGCAGGCGTGGCCTATGTTCACGTGCCCAGCGGATACGGTCACGGCATCGGGCCGGATGCCGACGTGACGTTGTCGCATCTCAGCGATCTGATTGCGGTGGTTAGGAACATTCGCAGCTAG